TAGAACTTTTAATATTTGAATAATCTAACATAGGTTTAGTTTCTTCAGCCACTTCTTCAATAACTGGCTCTTTTTCTTTATTTTCTGATGAATCTATTTCTGATTCATTCACATTAACTTTCATAAAACAAACCTCTATTTCTTTTAATCATCATATCATTTATAATTAAATTCCTATACTATTTAAATATTATCTATATAAGAGTATAAAAAGCTTTCTATTTTAGTAAATTTTAGTAACTAAAACATTAACATTTGATAGTTGTACTAATTGAGTGCAAGAATTTAAAAACACATCTTTTTAGTAAATAAAATGATGAATAAATGTATTGCATACATGAATTCAAAAAAACATCTTTTAATATAAAAAATGGGATTTATTAATAGAAAAAAAACAGCCATAAATTTCTGTATTCGATAGTTATTTTATGGTTTCTAATTGATATACAGACAATACATCAGTATTTTGCTCTAACTTCACAGAAGAAGAATTCTTCATCATTGAAAACTAATAAATCTAGAATCCACTTATTCTATTATTATAATCCTAAAGCATATACTATAAAATCGATAATATTTAATTATTTTCAAGTAATTCACAAATTTTAAGAATTATATTTTTTGATTCAACCTTATGCGATGCTTATTAACTTCATCAACTAGATTAACATTTTTTAAATAATTAATTCTATCGTTTATTTCATCTTCACAAATTATAAAAAAAAGTCATTATCATAGAAACCATATTTATATCCTTTGCTTGGAATCTTTTAAATTTTTTAAATACATCTATGAAGAGCTTTTAATAATCTTTCCAAGGTTTGTTTTCACTGAAAATGCATCATACTCATTGGACTCATAATATTAAATGGCAAATTCCTCACTAATATACTATTCACCTTCAAATGGGAATAAAGGCATGTTAGATTTGGTATTTATTTTAATATTGGCATTAGTAAATTCCAAATTTCATTGAGCATATTTTTTAAATTGCATTTTTCTAAAATAATGTTTGTTGAACTGATTTAGTAGTTTTTTTAGTTTTTAAAGTATATAAATCATCTAAAAATTCTTCGAGATTTTCAACTTTTAAAGCATCTTGATTATTTTGCAATATAAATTCATTTCCATCATAAGATCCTTCCGGTCTTTCATCAGGAAGATAAGAGTAAATTTGTCTGTTATATTCATTTGCAAAATTTACTGTATGCATTGTTCCACTTTCAACCCCACATTCAACAACAAAAATAGCATCTGAAAATGCAGCTACAATTTTATCCCGTTCAACATAATTTCCTTTTTGAACTCTTGTTCCAGGTTCATATTCAGAGATTAAACATCCTCCAGTTTTAATAATTTCTTCAGCCAGATTCTTGTGTGAAGCCGGTTTAACATTAATAACATCACCTGGAAGAATGGCAATTGTAATTTTATTTTCATCAACTGTTGTTTGATGGGCAACTTTATCACAGCCCAAAGCTAAACCACTTACAACAACTCTATTAGTACTAACAATGTTTTTCACCAAATTTTGTTCAAATTCCTGACTTAATTTTGATGGTTTTCTTGTTCCTATAATTCCAATATTTGGTTTTGTTAATACATTAACATCCCCCCTAACATATAAAATCAAAGGTCTTTTATTTTCCATTACATTTAATTTTTTAGGATAATTTTCATCAAAAACTGTTATAATACCTATTTCGGAATTCAAAAGGTCATCATATAACCTTTCAGCATTATCCATAGCTTTTTTAATTTCCTCAGTTGAGAATTTAGAATTCAATTCTACTTCTGAAGCTAAATCATAAAAGTCATCTGAATTTTTAAGCATATTCCAATATGTTTTATATATAGTTGCCTTCCCGACTCCTTTAAGACTATTTAAGAATAATATTTCTTTAAGTTTAATCATTAATATCACCATACTGTTTTAAATAATGCGAATTTGTAGATATTTTCTTTTTTAACCCCATTATTAATTAATATGTCTTCACAAACATTCATTATTGTTCCTCTTGTCGATACATCATCCAATATAATAAAAGCCACATCATCCTCATTTAATATATTATTTTTTTCATGAGCAATAGAGTTTATATGTTGAATATAACTTACACGTTTATTTTTATGAGATGTATCAACATCAATAACTCTTTTTAATAAATTTCCACAATTTATAATTTCTTTTTTGCAATTAAATTCTGACCTAGCTTTACCCTCATTATACCATTTTTCAATAATGTTAATACTTTCTTTTACTGTTGCAAGATTATCTCTTTCAACTGTAGATGATGGTACACTTACTAAAGCTAATTTATTAAATTTAACATCAATTATCAGGTTTGATAACTCTGAAATTGCTTCCATTAATTTTGTTGTGAAATAATTAAATTCTTCTTTATGTATATTTGGAATTTCTTTATTATAATCTTTATATGCCCATATTTTTTTATTTTCATGTCTTTTATATTTATCATAGTCAAATAAATAATAAACACCAAATTGCTTTTTAATATTATCCGAAACAAATCTTGAATTTTCCATATCCAAATCAACAATTAAATCGATGATATAATTTGGAATAAAGTTATTATGAATAATGTCTTTAGTAATGCTTTTTAAAATTCCTTCATCTAGAATATATGTTGTACAATAATCATGCTCTGATGTAATTGGTCTTTGTAACGGCTCCATTAAATTTATAATTTGTTTATAGGAATACCAATTACATCTTTTTTCTTTATATTTTGATCTTTCATTATTTGGATAACTATGTTGTTTCACAATAATTTGAAATTTACATTGATTATATGGAAATTCTATTCCATCTTCTAAAAAATCAGTAACCATAACAGAATTAAAACTCTCACTAAATTTTTTAAATTGTTTATAATACTTAGAATCACTATAAGTTAATAATCTCTGACTTTTAATTTCTCCCATTATCTCCTCAGAATACCGGCGGTGATTTGTGAGAATTAATCCTTTTTCAGTATTATGTCTTTCCAATATATTCTTTATAAGAGGGATTAATAAACTTAAATTATTATTCTGCATGTTAACAGTTTTTCTTGCATAGATTTTGTTTTTATCTGAATTAACTGGTAAGTTATAATGAATAAATTTTATTTGAGAACTATCAAGCCCTAATTCAGTAGCAAATAATTCAAAATCAAGAATTGATGAACTAATTAAAATGCAAGTTTTACTTTTACTAAAATAATACTCATTTGCAAGATTTCCAATATTTAATGGATAAAATGATAATCGATTATAATAATAATAACTATCATCATATGAACAAATCCAATTTTTAGGATTTTCCTTAATGCATTTAACTACTCTTTTAATTTTTTCATCATCTAATGATAAATAATTAATAAAATCAATCCAAAGAGTGTAATCCTTCTCAGGTAAATCTTTAACTTTGCATTTGAAATTATTTATTAATTTATTATAATTGGATAAATCGATAGTGTAAGAAAATAAATTAATAATATTTTCATCTAGTCTATGAGCATCATCAATAATTAATATATTACTTTTTTCAATGTTTTCAAAATCATCCAAGAACTTTATTTGATTTGTAAGATGAATATTAAAATTTTTTCTTAATTGATATTTCCTGTTATATCTCATCTGAGACTTTTCATTAGCAGTTAAAATAATAGAACTTTCAAAATTATTCGCTAATTGAACAACAGTATCTGAATTCTTATGATTTGCTTCTAAAACAATGAATTTATACCCTTCTTTAACTGAATCCAAAATTTCAGATAGTATTTTTTCTTGGAAGTTAGACGACTGTGGAGGAATAATTTTTGGAATAATTTTTTCTTTATTAGATTTTAATCTGTTACTATATTTTCTATTAGGTATGAAAACTTTTTGCGGAGAATCAGCTTTAACTTCTTTATCTATTTTATGATCTTTATTTTTATCTGTTTTATTAAAATATCCGCAAATACAATTACTTTTAAGCATACCACAATTCGGACAAAACATAAATCTCATAATTACCTCCACTTATCAAGAACAGATAATATAATTTGTACAATGTTTCTCAATGAATAAAATTAAAATTATTATCCATAATTTTATTATTTTACATTATAATTAGCACTTCTATAATAATATTGTTAATTAGTTATTATTTTGTTATGAAATATATATTTTATTAAATAATTTACTATATTCTCATAATCTAAATAACCATAGTTAGACAGGTAATGCACCCTCATATTTTTCTAAATTAATAAAACTATGGCATTTGATGATAAATAATTCTATTAAAAAAAAAAAACATTTCAAATAAAATATTGATGGCTTTAAAGGAAATAAACGAAATAAATCTTAATTTATAGCAAGAAATCACCATTATTTCATAAAATCTGATAAAGTAAAATTGATAATTAATTATATAACCTTTAAAAATTAAAAGTATAGAAAGTATTAAAAAATTAACTTCAAATGCGTGTTTATATGGTAAATTGTATAATGGTTCAAGGAACTTCATCAAATGCAGGAAAAAGTGTGCTAGTAGCTGCACTTTGTAGAATCTATAAAAATAAAGGATATAATGTAGCTCCTTTTAAATCTCAAAATATGTCTTTAAACTCCTATACAACAAAAGAAAATGGAGAAATCGGAATAGCTCAAATGTTACAAGCTGAAGCAGCTAAAGTAGAACCAAGCGTACATATGAATCCAATTCTTTTAAAACCAAAAGGAGAATTTACATCAAATGTAATAATACAGGGAAAATCAATTGGAGATATGGATTTCTACAAATATCAACATGAATACCATGATGAAGCACTAAAAGCCATTAAAGAATCATTGTCCATATTAGAAAAAGAATATGATGTAATTATCATTGAAGGTGCAGGATCACCAGCTGAAATAAACATGCGTAAAGAAGACTTGGCTAATATGGAAATTGCACATTTAGCTAATGCAAATGTAATTTTAGTAGCTGACATTGAAATGGGAGGGGTATTTGCAGCTATTGCAGGAACTTATGCACTTCTTGATGATCATGACAGAAGCAGACTAAAAGCTACTGTAATTAATAAATTTAGAGGAAATCTTGATATTTTAAAGCCAGGAATTGATAGAATTGAAGAAATCACTGAACAGCCTGTTTTAGGAGTCTTACCTTATGATGAAAGTTTAAGACTACCTGAAGAAGACTCCGCATCCCTTACAACACACGTATTTGATGAAAACAAAGATATTACAATAGGCGTAATCAGACTTCCAAAAATATCCAATTTTACAGATATAGATCCCTTTGAATATGAAGAGGATGTTGGAATTAAGATGATTAACATAAATGATGATATTGGTGATGTTGATGCATTGATAATTCCAGGAACACGTAACTCAACAGAAGATGCATATGAACTATTTGAAAGTGGAATTGCAGAAAAAATCATTGAAAAATCAAAGGAAATACCAGTTGTTGGAATCTGTGGAGGCTTGCAGATACTTGGTGATAAAATTATTGATGAATCTAAAAAAGAATCATCAATTGGTACAATAAAAGGATTAGGGCTTTTAAATATCATATCACAATTTGAAAAATCAGATAAAATTGTAAAACAATCAGTTGGTAAAATTTCTGAAAATTTAAAAGGTATCAGCTTAGAAATATTTAAAAATATTCTTGGTGAAGAAGTTACAGGCTATGAAATCCATGAAGGAAGAACAAAAGTAGGTAATAATGCTTTACCATTAATAAATGTTGAAAAAGGCCTTGGAAATGATGATGAAATGATGGTAGATGGAGCTAGTGAAGGTAATGTTTTTGGAACTTACTTCCATGGAATATTCCACAACTACAACTTTAGAAGAGAATTTTTAAATTATTTACGTTCCAAAAAAGGTTTTGAAGTTAAAAATGGAGCAGATCCCTATGAAACACAAAAAGATTACTCCTTAAATAGAATAGCTGAAATTGTAGAAGAAAATTTAGATATGGATATTATTGATGATTTACTTTTTAAAAGAAGATAGAAGAGCTAAAAAGCTCCTCCACCTCCACCACCAGAACCTCCTCCAACACCACCCGGACTGTCTGGACTTACTGTAGAAGATGCAGTTGAAAATGATGAAGCAAAAATCATATAACCACCATAGAAACGGAATCTATATAATTCATCATCATCTATGTAAGATTCAGGAACTAATTCCTTCATTGCTTTTTGAACATTATCTGCTACTCCTAAAGCAGTTGCATAAACTAAATATTTATTCCAGATAACAATAGACTCTGGAGGATATTCCTTAATTAATGAGAAATCATTTAGATACTTTTTAAAATTATCCCATTGCTTATGTTTTAACATTCCTTCTTCTGTCCATCTTCCTGCAAATGTATTCGGAAGGAACAGGCAGATTACAGAAATTATAATTAATGGAGCCATTGTATAATAAATTAAATAACTAAAATCAAGGACAAAAGTAACTATAGATAAAATAATAGCTACAGCTAGTCCAATAATTGCAGAAACTAGCATATAAATATATCCATTATCATCAAATAACTCATCCATAATAGGTTCAACATGCAATGCTTTAAAATCAGATTTAAACAAATTAAAGTCATCTAAAAATGCCTGTGCACGCATTGATGATGAAAGTTGACCTTCAATTGAGTTTAAATCAATAACGCCATCTACTTCAAAGCCTCTAATTAATCTAATGACATCTCTTTCATAATCTTCAAGTTCAGAAGGATTATACTTGTCAGTGAGCTTTAAATTTAATTTATTATCCTCATCACTGAAAGATAATATTTTTCTATCAATTAAATCCATAATAACTGCTTGGAAACCATCTTCATTGATTGTACCAACATTACCTTTACCATACATTGC
This window of the Methanobrevibacter woesei genome carries:
- a CDS encoding DNA-processing protein DprA; its protein translation is MIKLKEILFLNSLKGVGKATIYKTYWNMLKNSDDFYDLASEVELNSKFSTEEIKKAMDNAERLYDDLLNSEIGIITVFDENYPKKLNVMENKRPLILYVRGDVNVLTKPNIGIIGTRKPSKLSQEFEQNLVKNIVSTNRVVVSGLALGCDKVAHQTTVDENKITIAILPGDVINVKPASHKNLAEEIIKTGGCLISEYEPGTRVQKGNYVERDKIVAAFSDAIFVVECGVESGTMHTVNFANEYNRQIYSYLPDERPEGSYDGNEFILQNNQDALKVENLEEFLDDLYTLKTKKTTKSVQQTLF
- a CDS encoding P-loop NTPase family protein, whose product is MRFMFCPNCGMLKSNCICGYFNKTDKNKDHKIDKEVKADSPQKVFIPNRKYSNRLKSNKEKIIPKIIPPQSSNFQEKILSEILDSVKEGYKFIVLEANHKNSDTVVQLANNFESSIILTANEKSQMRYNRKYQLRKNFNIHLTNQIKFLDDFENIEKSNILIIDDAHRLDENIINLFSYTIDLSNYNKLINNFKCKVKDLPEKDYTLWIDFINYLSLDDEKIKRVVKCIKENPKNWICSYDDSYYYYNRLSFYPLNIGNLANEYYFSKSKTCILISSSILDFELFATELGLDSSQIKFIHYNLPVNSDKNKIYARKTVNMQNNNLSLLIPLIKNILERHNTEKGLILTNHRRYSEEIMGEIKSQRLLTYSDSKYYKQFKKFSESFNSVMVTDFLEDGIEFPYNQCKFQIIVKQHSYPNNERSKYKEKRCNWYSYKQIINLMEPLQRPITSEHDYCTTYILDEGILKSITKDIIHNNFIPNYIIDLIVDLDMENSRFVSDNIKKQFGVYYLFDYDKYKRHENKKIWAYKDYNKEIPNIHKEEFNYFTTKLMEAISELSNLIIDVKFNKLALVSVPSSTVERDNLATVKESINIIEKWYNEGKARSEFNCKKEIINCGNLLKRVIDVDTSHKNKRVSYIQHINSIAHEKNNILNEDDVAFIILDDVSTRGTIMNVCEDILINNGVKKENIYKFALFKTVW
- the cobQ gene encoding cobyric acid synthase CobQ, with protein sequence MVNCIMVQGTSSNAGKSVLVAALCRIYKNKGYNVAPFKSQNMSLNSYTTKENGEIGIAQMLQAEAAKVEPSVHMNPILLKPKGEFTSNVIIQGKSIGDMDFYKYQHEYHDEALKAIKESLSILEKEYDVIIIEGAGSPAEINMRKEDLANMEIAHLANANVILVADIEMGGVFAAIAGTYALLDDHDRSRLKATVINKFRGNLDILKPGIDRIEEITEQPVLGVLPYDESLRLPEEDSASLTTHVFDENKDITIGVIRLPKISNFTDIDPFEYEEDVGIKMININDDIGDVDALIIPGTRNSTEDAYELFESGIAEKIIEKSKEIPVVGICGGLQILGDKIIDESKKESSIGTIKGLGLLNIISQFEKSDKIVKQSVGKISENLKGISLEIFKNILGEEVTGYEIHEGRTKVGNNALPLINVEKGLGNDDEMMVDGASEGNVFGTYFHGIFHNYNFRREFLNYLRSKKGFEVKNGADPYETQKDYSLNRIAEIVEENLDMDIIDDLLFKRR